In a single window of the Candidatus Binatia bacterium genome:
- a CDS encoding pyridoxamine 5'-phosphate oxidase family protein: MSQILGTKLTEELFHRLKGDAMASKTDKAIVVVTVDDAGWAHPAMLSYYEVVAKDRATIDLAIGKTSTTAKNLRRTGKITLLITDTDMNYYVKGNARELRESMEDVPFMSLFRMGVQHLLEDLEPDSVITSGVTFQRPEKKEVGEIVERIFHGVRKEP, translated from the coding sequence ATGTCGCAAATTCTGGGCACGAAACTGACCGAAGAGCTGTTCCACCGCCTCAAGGGCGACGCGATGGCGTCGAAGACGGACAAGGCGATCGTCGTCGTAACCGTCGATGACGCGGGCTGGGCCCATCCTGCGATGCTTTCCTATTACGAAGTCGTGGCCAAGGACCGCGCCACGATCGATCTGGCGATCGGCAAGACCAGCACCACGGCGAAGAATCTCAGGCGGACTGGAAAGATCACGCTTTTGATCACCGACACCGACATGAATTATTACGTCAAAGGCAACGCACGCGAGCTGAGAGAGTCGATGGAAGACGTGCCGTTCATGTCGCTGTTTCGCATGGGGGTGCAGCACCTTTTGGAAGACCTGGAGCCGGATTCCGTCATCACGAGCGGCGTCACGTTCCAGCGTCCGGAAAAAAAAGAAGTCGGGGAAATCGTGGAAAGGATATTTCACGGGGTACGGAAAGAGCCGTGA
- a CDS encoding pyridoxamine 5'-phosphate oxidase family protein produces MAEELKRQILDYMESHNTMTLGTCRDDVPWAATVFYASEDLRLYFFSAPDSRHCQNLAVNGRVAVTIQEDYRDWRKIKGIQLEGRVAAVDSLIEKGKAMAAYARKYPDVMKIFGNPASGALYQAFLKVRFYCVAPEKVFFIDNEQGFGKRRELVVAE; encoded by the coding sequence ATGGCGGAAGAACTCAAGCGCCAGATTTTGGACTACATGGAGAGTCACAATACCATGACGCTCGGCACTTGCCGCGACGATGTCCCGTGGGCGGCGACAGTGTTTTACGCCAGCGAGGACTTGCGGCTCTATTTTTTTTCCGCTCCCGACTCCAGGCACTGTCAGAACCTCGCGGTCAACGGGAGAGTCGCGGTTACGATCCAGGAGGATTATCGCGATTGGCGGAAGATCAAGGGCATTCAGCTCGAGGGCAGGGTCGCCGCGGTGGACTCTCTCATCGAAAAGGGCAAGGCGATGGCGGCCTACGCCCGCAAGTATCCCGACGTCATGAAAATATTCGGCAATCCGGCGAGCGGCGCCCTGTACCAGGCATTTCTCAAAGTCAGGTTTTATTGCGTCGCGCCCGAGAAGGTTTTTTTTATCGACAACGAGCAGGGATTCGGCAAGCGGCGGGAGCTTGTCGTTGCGGAGTAG